A portion of the Vicinamibacteria bacterium genome contains these proteins:
- the typA gene encoding translational GTPase TypA — protein MVDGGKEALLRNIDTIRNVAIIAHVDHGKTTLVDALLHQSGVFREKQSVRERVMDSIDLERERGITILAKNTAIWYSGIKINIVDTPGQADFGGEVERALSLVDGALLLVDASEGPLPQTRYVLGKALSKSLPLVLVVNKIDRQDARIQPVVNEVFDLFIDLDAGEKQLEFPILYTNARRGSVRTDPHGEETDLQPLFEAIVAHLPPPSGDPERVLQLMVSNLDYSDYLGRLAIGRISQGTLRSGAEVGIAKADGSIEPTRITKLYTFQGLERVASDEVGAGDIVCFAGVEGIAIGDTVTDSESPAPLPRLHVDEPTLSMVFQVNSSPLAGREGEHVTSRKLKERLEKELLTNVSLQMEPTDSADAFKVYGRGELQLAILVETMRREGYELALGNPEVVTRQVDGRKQEPFEILLVDVAEPYQGVVVEKLGIRKGQMTHLINHGSGRVRLEFRLPSRGLIGIRSELLADTRGTAVLNAIFEGYDDWQGPMPKRLTGALVADRRGRATAYALHNLEDRGELFIGQGTEVYEGMIVGENARPADLDVNVTREKKLTNIRQSTADVAVRLTPHRQLNLEQAIEFIRDDELVETTPQSIRLRKRILAANQRRAWRSQSN, from the coding sequence GACGGCGGTAAGGAAGCACTCTTGCGAAACATCGACACAATCAGAAACGTCGCGATCATCGCCCACGTCGACCATGGAAAGACCACGCTCGTTGACGCGCTCTTGCATCAAAGCGGGGTCTTCCGGGAGAAACAGTCCGTGCGGGAACGGGTCATGGACTCCATCGACCTCGAGCGGGAGCGCGGCATCACGATCCTCGCGAAGAACACCGCCATCTGGTACTCCGGCATCAAAATCAACATCGTCGACACTCCCGGGCAGGCCGACTTCGGCGGCGAGGTCGAGCGCGCGCTGAGTCTCGTCGACGGCGCCCTCCTGCTGGTGGATGCGAGCGAGGGGCCGCTTCCGCAGACCCGCTACGTGCTCGGCAAGGCGCTTTCGAAGAGCCTTCCTCTCGTACTCGTGGTCAACAAAATCGACCGTCAGGACGCGCGCATCCAGCCGGTGGTGAACGAGGTCTTCGACCTTTTCATCGATCTCGACGCTGGCGAGAAACAGCTCGAATTTCCCATCCTCTACACGAACGCGCGCCGTGGCTCGGTACGCACCGACCCTCATGGCGAGGAGACCGATCTCCAGCCCCTGTTCGAAGCCATCGTCGCTCATCTTCCGCCGCCATCCGGGGATCCCGAACGAGTGCTGCAGCTCATGGTTTCGAACCTCGACTACAGCGACTATCTGGGAAGGCTCGCCATCGGGCGCATCTCGCAGGGGACGCTCCGTAGTGGCGCGGAAGTCGGAATCGCGAAGGCCGACGGCAGCATCGAGCCTACGCGAATCACCAAGCTCTACACGTTCCAGGGCCTCGAGCGCGTTGCCTCCGACGAAGTCGGGGCTGGCGACATCGTTTGTTTTGCCGGCGTCGAGGGGATCGCCATCGGGGATACCGTGACCGACAGCGAGAGCCCGGCGCCCCTTCCCAGGCTCCACGTCGACGAGCCCACGCTCTCCATGGTGTTCCAGGTGAACTCGTCACCTCTGGCAGGCAGAGAGGGAGAGCACGTCACCTCGAGAAAGCTGAAAGAGCGCCTCGAAAAAGAGCTCCTGACGAATGTCTCCCTTCAAATGGAGCCAACGGACTCCGCCGACGCCTTCAAGGTCTATGGTCGCGGGGAGCTTCAGCTCGCGATCCTGGTCGAGACCATGCGGCGAGAGGGCTACGAGCTCGCTCTTGGCAATCCCGAAGTCGTGACGCGCCAGGTCGACGGCCGCAAACAGGAGCCGTTCGAGATTCTGCTCGTGGACGTTGCCGAGCCCTACCAGGGGGTGGTCGTCGAAAAACTCGGGATCCGCAAAGGGCAGATGACTCACCTCATCAACCATGGCTCGGGACGGGTGCGGCTCGAGTTTCGTCTGCCCTCGAGGGGTCTCATCGGCATTCGGAGTGAGCTCCTCGCCGACACTCGTGGCACGGCGGTCCTGAACGCCATTTTCGAGGGCTACGACGACTGGCAGGGGCCGATGCCCAAGCGACTGACCGGCGCCCTGGTCGCCGACCGCCGCGGCCGAGCGACGGCCTATGCCCTTCACAACCTCGAAGATCGCGGCGAGCTCTTCATCGGCCAGGGAACCGAAGTCTACGAGGGCATGATCGTTGGCGAGAACGCGCGGCCCGCCGATCTCGACGTGAACGTAACCCGCGAGAAGAAGCTCACCAACATCCGGCAATCAACCGCGGACGTTGCCGTTAGGCTGACGCCCCATCGGCAGCTCAATCTCGAGCAAGCGATCGAGTTCATCCGCGACGACGAGCTCGTGGAGACGACGCCACAGTCGATCCGATTGCGAAAGAGGATTCTGGCGGCAAACCAGCGGCGTGCCTGGAGGAGCCAGTCGAACTGA